The genomic interval GCCGGCGTACAGTCCGGGATCCAGAAACACATAGCTGGAACTGAAGTCCTTCGAAACGATTACAATTTCGAATCCCGAAGTGTAGGTTTGGTACACTATGTTCACACTGTTGTCCGCAGGGGCGTACCAACCCTCGCCTGCCGGAGTTGTCCCGGATGTGTCCGCGGGAGCGGAGAACACGCGATCCATTTCCCAGCGGACAATCACGCCGTCCGGGGATTTCAGAGCAGCCTGGGATTTGGTCTCCGTTACGAAATTCCAGTCCAAATGATATCCGTTGCCGGCCAGATCCGGAACGCTCACCGCATTCACGTAATCGGTATCGTTAAAAAAATGCCATTTCGACAGATCCGACGTGAGTACAATCAAGGCCGAACGATCCGTGTATGTCTGAACGACAGCGTTCATCGTTCCGTCGTCGGATCTGTAAATCCCGTCATACGCCCCAAACACCGGAGTGCCCAGCAGAAAACCCAGCAGCAGCATACCGCTCCACTTTGCTATAGCTCGCATATCCTCTCTCCCACTGAATTGAGTAAACACATAAATACGTATTATCAATACGCATTATCGTAAAAATGTTCCTCGCCTGCAATACCAATCGCAAACCATGCGACATATTACTGCTCGCGGGCGCACGGCCCTTTCGGGGGATTCCGTACCCCTGTCGGCGTGAAAGGTGTTTCCCGTTCGAGCCGACGGCCATCGGATTCCATGCAGCGAGGCGTTCAGTCGTAGAACTCGTGTCCCCGGAAGCCTCCGGTTTCCACGGGGTACCTGCATGAGCCGGCGACCATCCTCCGCTGCACCCGGACCGATCATGGGGCACGGTTTTTGCTTGAAACTCCCGTTGAGGCGCTGCCTTGACACTGGAGGCAAAAAGCGTCGAATCCTTTTACTACGGTATGAAAAGGATATGCCCATGGAAGTCGACGACCTCCGCGAGGACAAAAAAAGCCAGGTAAAGACCGAGAAGGTCTACCAAAAGGGGAAAGGAATCACAGAGAAGGTGCTTTTCGACGACGGTTTCGATTGGGAGAGTTTTGACGACAAGGCGAAAGGAAAGGTCGCGCCGAATGAAAAATTGGCCGAACTGGACTTGATGGAGGTCGAGGATGACGAACTTTCCCCAAAAACGAAGCCTCCTTCAGAAGAGCCGCGCAAAGACCTCGACTCCTCACGCCCTCGCAGGGATTCCGATTCTCCGGCCCTGCACCGGCCGTCCAAGCGGCCGTCCAAGCGGCCGGTCCTGAATCTTGCCATATCCAGGGCCCGTCTCCGGCTTGCCGGAGGCATTCTATTGGCAGTCCTGTCACTCATCTTCGTCGTCACGTGGATGAAAATCTCATCATCCATCCGGGACCGAAACGGCGAACGGGCACACCGGGTCACCAGGGAAATCGGCACATCGGTGCAGGAACTGGTACCCCTGAAGCCCTTCATGGTGCCTGTATCCAAGGATAATGTAAACGCCATCTCGTGGGTTTCACCAACGCTGGTGGTGCAATCCTACGGAGCGTATGTCATCAAAGCGCAAATCGAAGCTATTCGAGGAGAGATCTTTAATGTGTTGAAAACACCCCAACCGGACGGCGGGGCATTGAATGGAAACAAGCTGGCAAAACAGATAGAAAGGCGCATCAACCAGTATCTGGGTATCAATTTGGTTGAGAGGGTACAGATTGTAATCAAGGATCCGATCATTACCGACCATAAAGCGACCGGACTTGCGGACTATTCATAGGGAGGGGGTATTCGACATGAAAAAGCCGCCGGAGGTCGAAAAGAAGTTTCCTGCCGGTCCTGATTTGCGGTCCCTCGGAGAATCAACGGCGATGTCCTCTACCCCACGGGACCCCTGAAACCCGGTTTCCCGGGCGACCCCTTCGGAGCCGTCCTTATGCCAAAACCGTTACTCCGCTCAGCGCTAGGCACGAAGCAGGCGGCGAATCTCATCGGGCTTTAGAGCTCGAAAGGCCCCTGGACGAAGGCTCCCCAGCTTCAGCCCGCCTATAGCCACTCGTTTCAACCGAATCACATGAAGCCCGACCTCGGCGCACATGCGTCGCACCTGTCGTTTCTTGCCTTCGGCAATCCGGACGCTGATCCATGCCTCCCGGGGGCTCTGGCGGAGTAGTTTCACCTCTATCGCTTTTGCCACACCGTGTTCCAGGAGAATTCCCTGGGTCAAGCGGTCGAGCTGTTCCGTTCCTTTGAGCCCATGCACCAGGACTTCGTAGGTTTTCAGAACCCCATGCCGCGGGTGCTGAATTCGCATGGACAGATCCCCGTCATCCGTCATGATGAGCAGCCCCTCGCTGTCTTCGTCCAGTCGACCCACGGGAAATAAACGGCGCGGCAAGTGGGCCACCAGATCCGCCACGGTGGAACGGCCTTGAGGATCATGCATCGTGGTAACCACTCCCCTGGGTTTATTGAGCATGAGCACCACGCGCCTCGTGGCCGAGGGAACAGGCTTCCCATCCAGGCAGATGGCGTCCGTGCGCGGATCCGCCTTGCTTCCGGGAAGTGTTACGATCCTCCCGTTTACCGTAACCCGACCCTGAAGGATGAACATTTCCGACTTTCGCCTCGAAGCGCACCCCGAGCGGGCCAGAATTTTATGAATCCTTTCTAGCGCCATCGACGCTTTCTCCAGTCCATTGGAAGAACTCCTCCAGTGTCGGAAGGGCCGACAGATCCATGAGGTCAAACAGCTCCAGGAACTTCCGACTGGTGCCGTAAATAATAGGTCTACCCGGCAGATTTTTCCTCCCCACAATGCGGATCAAGCCTTTCTCTATGAGCAGACGGAGAATTCCGCCGACTTCCACTCCCCGCAAGCGCTCGATCTCCGCTTTCAAGACAGGTTGTTTGTAAGCGACTATGGCGAGCGTTTCCATGGCCGGCGCGCTCAAACGGGTCG from Deltaproteobacteria bacterium carries:
- the scpB gene encoding SMC-Scp complex subunit ScpB yields the protein MPENNLKAIIECLLFLSETPLPVKRLREIIPGAGAEAISGAIQALIEDFAQDHRGIELREVAGGFQIRSRPEFKDYVKRLRQFQPTRLSAPAMETLAIVAYKQPVLKAEIERLRGVEVGGILRLLIEKGLIRIVGRKNLPGRPIIYGTSRKFLELFDLMDLSALPTLEEFFQWTGESVDGARKDS
- a CDS encoding rRNA pseudouridine synthase; the protein is MALERIHKILARSGCASRRKSEMFILQGRVTVNGRIVTLPGSKADPRTDAICLDGKPVPSATRRVVLMLNKPRGVVTTMHDPQGRSTVADLVAHLPRRLFPVGRLDEDSEGLLIMTDDGDLSMRIQHPRHGVLKTYEVLVHGLKGTEQLDRLTQGILLEHGVAKAIEVKLLRQSPREAWISVRIAEGKKRQVRRMCAEVGLHVIRLKRVAIGGLKLGSLRPGAFRALKPDEIRRLLRA